From one Agathobaculum sp. NTUH-O15-33 genomic stretch:
- a CDS encoding XRE family transcriptional regulator, which yields MILNNVEKDIKMKCLENDMTQVDLTQKIGTTGQYVNKIVKKNHDVLNKTFVQMMEGLGYDIQICYVKRG from the coding sequence ATGATATTAAACAATGTCGAAAAGGACATTAAAATGAAATGTTTAGAAAATGACATGACTCAAGTAGACCTTACTCAAAAAATAGGCACTACGGGGCAGTATGTAAATAAAATCGTAAAAAAGAACCATGATGTTTTAAATAAGACCTTTGTGCAAATGATGGAAGGTTTGGGATACGACATACAAATATGCTATGTAAAGAGAGGATAA